The Anastrepha ludens isolate Willacy chromosome 2, idAnaLude1.1, whole genome shotgun sequence genome contains a region encoding:
- the LOC128862334 gene encoding succinate dehydrogenase assembly factor 3, mitochondrial — MSKIIIDQLNHAQKVRILYKTILRLHRGLPEELRDLGDKYARDEFRRHLTCAPMEAQLFMTEWAKYAVTITSQLGLKGKPTGAIGDELDTSTVEMLKDDQVVQLYELMLAAKGVEGDKITVEDVKGK, encoded by the exons atgtccAAAATAATAATAGATCAACTAAATCACGCACAAAAGGTGCGTATTTTATATAAGACAATATTACGCTTGCACAGAG GCTTGCCAGAGGAATTGCGTGATTTAGGTGATAAATATGCACGCGATGAATTTAGGCGGCATCTTACATGTGCACCTATGGAGGCGCAACTATTTATGACGGAATGGGCC AAATACGCAGTAACGATCACCTCACAACTAGGATTGAAAGGTAAACCAACAGGGGCAATAGGTGATGAATTGGACACCAGTACCGTTGAAATGCTTAAGGACGATCAAGTCGTTCAATTATATGAGCTCATGTTAGCTGCTAAAGGCGTTGAAGGTGACAAAATTACAGTTGAAGATGtgaaagggaaataa
- the LOC128862340 gene encoding dihydrofolate reductase-like, with product MLQFNLIAAVCENFGIGLNGDLPWSLKSEWEYFTSTTKRRRDTAKQNVVIMGRCTYLSIPESKRPLAERLNIVLSTTILPIELPDNVLLFPNLETAMKHLEQVNVCENIETVWIVGGSGVYREAMFSPRCHRLYITRIKQNFKCDKYFPKIPNDFKQIEPDLETPTGIQEENGIQYEYTILQK from the exons ATGttgcaatttaatttgattGCCGCTGTTTGTGAGAACTTCGGAATTGGCTTAAATGGAGACCTGCCGTGGAGTTTAAA GTCAGAGTGGGAATATTTTACAAGCACAACAAAACGCCGACGTGATACTGCAAAGCAGAACGTTGTTATAATGGGACGGTGTACGTATTTAAGTATACCCGAGAGTAAACGGCCGCTTGCAGAGCGACTTAACATTGTTTTAAGCACAACGATTTTACCAATTGAGCTTCctgacaatgtgctcttattCCCAAATCTGGAGACGGCAATGAAGCACTTGGAGCAAGTAAatgtatgcgaaaatattgAAACGGTTTGGATTGTTGGCGGAAGTGGCGTATATAGAGAAGCTATGTTTTCACCGCGTTGTCACCGCCTCTACATTACAAgaattaagcaaaattttaaatgtgataaatattttcccaaaatacCTAACGACTTCAAACAGATAGAACCAGATCTGGAGACTCCAACAGGCATACAAGAAGAAAATGGTATACAATAcgaatatacaattttacaaaagtaA
- the LOC128862327 gene encoding dihydrofolate reductase, which yields MLKFNLIVAVCENSGIGLNGELPWRLKSELKYFSTTTRRRQNPKKHNVVIMGRRTYYGIPENKRPLFDRVNVVLSTTLKPAELPENVLLHSSLEAAMQHLEQSDQQEQIDTVWIVGGSQVYKEAMDSPRCHRLYLTKILKDFKCDTFFPNIPADFQEVEPDPEMQLGIQQEGGIQYEYKVLEKQ from the exons ATGTTGAAATTTAACTTAATCGTCGCGGTTTGCGAGAATTCCGGTATTGGCCTAAATGGTGAATTACCATGGCGTCTTAA ATCGGAGTTGAAATACTTTTCGACCACAACGAGACGCCGGCAAAATCCCAAGAAGCACAATGTAGTGATAATGGGACGAAGAACGTATTATGGCATACCTGAAAATAAACGACCACTTTTTGATCGCGTAAATGTCGTATTGAGTACAACACTCAAACCAGCCGAATTGCCAGAAAATGTGTTATTGCATTCTAGTTTAGAGGCGGCAATGCAGCATTTGGAACAATCCGATCAACAGGAGCAAATTGATACGGTTTGGATTGTTGGCGGTAGCCAAGTATATAAAGAGGCCATGGATTCGCCACGCTGCCATCGACTATACTTAACTAAAATTCTCAAAGATTTTAAATGTGACACGTTCTTTCCTAATATCCCTGCCGATTTTCAAGAGGTTGAACCCGATCCAGAGATGCAACTGGGTATTCAACAGGAAGGGGGAATTCAATATGAATATAAAGTGTTagaaaagcaatga